One Planctomycetota bacterium DNA window includes the following coding sequences:
- a CDS encoding PilZ domain-containing protein codes for MAGKEKKERSQIRYIIDGCKIQYKPEGLMGLLKSPSVKYIVLDISEGGVQFISKEKFKLKSSLSLNISAPFLKDDVINAKGTVAWVREAPGLQVNGVGIKFDEMDPANKARLKMLLASAAKANSSLPTDVQINSADNIS; via the coding sequence ATGGCAGGCAAAGAAAAGAAAGAACGGAGCCAAATCCGCTACATCATTGACGGCTGTAAAATCCAATATAAACCCGAAGGGCTGATGGGCCTTTTAAAAAGCCCTTCTGTAAAATACATCGTCCTGGATATCTCCGAAGGCGGAGTGCAATTCATCAGCAAGGAAAAATTCAAGCTGAAATCCAGCCTCTCTTTAAACATCTCCGCGCCATTCCTGAAAGATGACGTCATTAACGCCAAGGGAACGGTTGCCTGGGTGCGCGAGGCGCCGGGATTGCAGGTGAACGGGGTGGGCATCAAATTCGACGAAATGGACCCGGCTAATAAAGCCAGGCTTAAAATGCTTTTGGCTTCCGCTGCCAAAGCCAACTCCAGCCTGCCCACTGATGTGCAAATCAATTCGGCAGACAACATCTCATAA